The following nucleotide sequence is from Hylaeus volcanicus isolate JK05 chromosome 3, UHH_iyHylVolc1.0_haploid, whole genome shotgun sequence.
TACCGGTGACCCAGTAAATCgtgtaaacaattatatagAGAGATAGAGTTTTACAGGAGAGGTAACAATTGCACGTGGCATTTTTTTTCGCGCTGGTAACCGAGTAATCTTATATGGGTCCATCACGGTCTCACAATAACGAGATTTATGTCAACGCCTTGACACTGATCTTGTAATCTCGTAAGATCGTCCAGCGTAGAATCGAATCACCTTTCGCCAAGAGTTCTCTGGGTGTACAACCAAGTGTACGAATGTTACAGTAACGTCTTATTTTACCAGAAAcattatgaatgaaatttatataaactttcATCATGGAAAAAGTCAAATTGTACAGTGTTCAAGTACCAAACTTACTCGCTGTAAGTCTTTAATCCAGTACGAATCGACATTATCTTACAGAATTTACCTTCGCGCCAAAGTTTCTCGCCCGAATCGATCGATAAGAGCGCAAATAGATAAATTCACCGACACAAACGGTAGGTTTTGTGCGTGATTTCCTCGCGTGGTGGAATCACAGTGTAAAGCGTTTTGGTACCAGGATCGGTACCAGTTTCGTCGTGTAATTAGCTTTAAAGGGAGTATGGTACTCTCCAACCAGCGATTTGTTTCGATAATTGTAACTTAAAAGTGCTTAGAAACGCATCAACGAatccaaatgaaataattacgcAGTCCAAGTTCTTTCtggttaattataaatgtcaGTGCATCCAGATGAATGAGAAGCATCTGAAAAAACGCCACGGTTCAATAATCTCTCGGTAGTCTTTGGAACAATagtaaaagtgaaaaaagcTTTCTTTCATCGACTGTTGTCGCGCGTGTACATTACGGTTACATTTGTATAGTTGACTTTCTCGTACTTAACGTTCAAACACGAGgaccaattaaaattcaacgacGACAAATTTATACGACCGATACCATCGCCTCACGAGGGCAAAACTCGACGAATCGAGGTCGCTGGTACTTGTCGTCAGACctgggcaaattttatttgaaatgggAACATAAGCACACATTCGTAACATTCATTTGTGAGAATCAAAGTGCTTCGTAATACGAAGTAActggtattttaaaaaaaaaaaactttcatgTAACGGTGTTTacataacgaataaatatttattcccttatgtaaaaatgtattcatcCGCGAATCGAAAGTATTATATGTGGCCAGGTCTGTTTTTTCGAAaggatattttgttttcaaagtaCGATTTTCGTGCGCTGCACCCACGCAACGTACGCGCGTTATGCAACGAGATATAAATTAGAGAACGATTAGCGTGAACATAAAGCGTTGCAAATCCAATTAAACCGTTTAATACAATGCGACGGCAAAGAAGGTCTTGGACGCATAAATTGAATCAAACTTCTCATTTACCGTGTACGCtttgttaattaaacattGCTAGAAATGAAACGAGTGATACGTAAACGGATACAAGATAATGACTGAGGCCGCAGTCCTACTTGTGTAACACGTGGCGCAGAACACCATTAACTTTCTTGAACTGTACTagttttttaacaattacatataaacgtctatataaattatcttaaatatatgttgtacttgtattacattttattatcgaatgtAGGAACTTTAACGCTTTGCTAAACGATGTTAAAGCAAATACTACTTACCCAGGTAAATGAGCGCCATAATTTTGTCTAAAAAAGCGTTTCCTCTGTTCTTCAGCGACTGGATCGAAGACCATTTTCTCTCATAAATTGCTGTATCACGATATAGCGTCGAGTAACGTCGTTCCTTCCACTGGAGTCTTCATTTTCCCGCCGGTTCCTCCGAATATCTTTGAACTTTGTTTAATTACAGAtcgtgtgtgtgcgtgcgcgcTATTTCGAATctaactattaaaaaaacgGATTTTAAGATTACCAAGGGGAAAATGAAAGTGTTCTAAACGTGACGTTAACACGTATCCTACTGTTCGTGTAACAACGCGAAGCGAAGTGTCGAAGGAAGTGTTACGGACGGCCAAGTTCGAAGCGCCAGTGAAATAAAACCGTATATAGTCGGACGGCAGATACATAACATGTTTGATCAAAGACATGCGCCCCTACTGCGTTTTCGAGTTAATCGTTCTTTCCCCTAACCCTCAAGGAACTCGCATGGAGCCAAAGATAGGCAGTAAGCGACAAACAATTGTTCTTTTGTGCCTCGAAAGAATCAGCGCTTCTGGATCTAGAGAAACTATGTACGAATCGCGACGCATCGAGGGggatgatttattatttgtaagaaTCTTTGCGAATAAAATGACGCAAGATTTATAGTTTGAGAAACGTGTATGCggtaaattgaaatgatttcACGTATCAAAGAAGCACTACACGAACCACTTTGTAAACGTAACGGGAAGCATCAAAGCATCGAGGCTATCCGGTCACTTTTCATCTCTTTTCAGCTttcttgattttcttttttattctatagTTACGAACGTGGCCTGCGATACTTTGCCGTTTGTTTCACGTTGCATCGATAACTGTATACGATTTGCTTTGGTTCGAGGCAATGGTCTCCTAGGAGTAACACGACTCCGTTACCTACGAAAAAATCGATATGGGTGGGAGGTGAATGCACGATAACCATTCTTTAAGAAATCTCGCGTGGATTTGTTTGATTAATATGAGATTTCTTTACTGTACATACATTACCGAATAAAATGTCTGTTGCAAACATatatctaaataatttatacctTTCAACCGCACGTATCGTGTTCTCTTCGATAAACTTTTGtgatacatataaataatctatccattctttcatttaatttttatgtaaatcaCGTCTTTCCGTGCATTCTTGTGAACCAATGTTTTCCAAAGTAGAAGATTGCGAATCTCTAGGAGTTTCGAGTTCTGCTGCAATTATAGCATAAAAATAGAAGcaaataatacatatgtacCATATCATTATGCATATAAATTAGTTTCAACTTTTTGATTTTGAAATAGATGGCAATGGCAGCGCCCGATCAAAATGGCCGCTTCCGTTGCATCATTATATAGTTTATAAGagtcaatatttttaactggtaattaacaaaatgtgtaggtatttaattatttctaatcaacGCGATTAACTTTCGATAAACTCATTTCAAGATAGATtgacaatataaatttcaaaccgGTCGCTGTTAGGTTAGGTCGACGTAAagaagaaatgtattttaatgtttataacaaattattaggCGTTCAcgcaaaacaaatacatactAACGTGTCTAAGATCTTGTACAATCGTCATTATGAGTCTGctcataataaaaatattcgttctTCGCGTTTATATTGGAGTGGATTTAGTGTACTGGTCCTTGGATTAAGTTATGCTGCGGTGCCGttatacagaatattttgTCAGGTAATACAATTgtctagaaatattattacagaaaatataacaaattatttctgtaaCAGGCATACAGTTTTGGTGGGACGGTATCCGTTGGTCATGATGCTGATAAAGTTAGCACTATGCAACCCATTAAGGATAGAGTAATAAAAGTTGCATTTAATGCAGACACTGCGGCTACAATGCAATGGAACTTTAAACCTCAGCAAAATTATATAAGAGTTTTACCTGGTGAAACTGCTTTAGCATTTTATACTGCTAAGAATCCATTGGACGTACCGATTACAGGTATATCAACTTATAATGTGGTCCCATATGATGCAGGACagtatttcaataaaatacagtgtttttgttttgaagAACAACAACTTAATCCACACGAAGAAGTAAGTTTACCAATAATTACATGAAACTTTATATacataagaaattattatagtatttataaaagatGATTACATTCGATAAGgtaatgttatttattatgttaaagGTTGACATGCCAGTGTTTTTCTACATTGATCCACAATTTGCCCAAGATCCTAAAATGGAGAATGTAGATGAAATCATACTTTCGTACACGTTCTTTGAAGCCAAAGGACAAGTGAAGATACCTATACCAAATTATGCAAAGAAACATGTATCATAACTGTAACGAATAAGTTAACTTATAAATGATGTACAGAATATTATCGATAAACAAATGCTTAATATCTATTTAACACTTGTAACTTGAAATATCACTTTGCCTAAATTTCTTTAGGAGtgcatttcaataaaatagttAGCAAAAGGAGACATTAAAACCTAAAAAGAGCATTAATTGGATAAGCCCGTCTAAGACCAAAAACTTTTTCTCGATCGATATACATCGCGTCGATCTTAAGCACAAGATCGTGCTCCAACGTTGTTCGCGttcgtaataattttttatgcTGATTCTCTAACTCTCGCAATGCCTTGTGCATTCTCTCCACTTGATGCTTTATGTCGTCAATTTCGTGTTGAAGGCTGGATAAGAAGGACCAACGAAGATAAGCAAAATATACGGGTGTCTTATTTTAAGAtactttaaatttgttaaaactaACCTTATATGAGCATAATCACGGCAAAGTTCCAAGTCTGGACGATGCATTCTAGCTTCTAATCTAGTATGTGCTACTTTGAGTACATGACTTTTATCTGCAATAGCTTTACGCATTAACTCCAAGTTCTTCTCCACgtcaaatatttcttgttgaaccTAAAACGAATAACAAATTGTTTCAGCGTTTGAAGGTGTACAATACAATCGCTTCTACCTTTTGTAAATGCTGTTGAAGTTTAGTTTTAGCTTCGAGTAATTCGGAAGATCGATGCGTTAAAGCATTGTTTGTGTTGCTCCATGCATCCCACATTTCTTGTGCAACTTTACTTATGAGAGCTTCCGCATTTGTCCTCAACTGACAAGATTTGTTTCTCTCTGTTTGAGACTTCTGAACTATACGATTTGCCGCATCTGCCCATGTTTCCTGTTCTGAAACACTAACAAAACGCATAAATTCTGTTTCTTGCGATAACGATCGGATGGAACatcgaaaatttaatgtaCCATGAGTCATATTTTTCGATGTCAGAATAGTACTGTAATCCATgactgtaattatttaattgatggCACATTGCATCGATTCCTAAtgcattttctttattttttaaatctaattcCAACTGATTTTGAGAGCCTCTGCAATCTCGTAACTGCAAATAAAATCGAGTAAATTCtgataaatacatttttttaaattaactttacCTGCTCCTTACATCTATCCAAACAAATCTCCAATTTTTTCCTATTCTGTCGTAGGATTTCTATTTCACTGAGTAAACATTTCTCCGAATCGTCATGCACAAGTTCTGTACCTGTatgatgaaagaaatttataaggATATTGTAAACGTTGAATTTCACATTTCTACATTAGATCGATCATCACCCTTCCTAGCTTCTCTATGATAAAGACATTCCTCTGCAATATGCAATGGACCCTCGATATCTCTAATTGCTTTTTCTAAAACAGATCGACAATCTTGGAGTCTTTCAATTTCGTGAAGCAATCTTTCTAATTCCGACGCTACTTCGTTTCGCCAAAAACTGACGTCGTTTATTCTTTCGCCAAGTCGTCTACCCGTATCATACTGTCTATGTTGCACTTTTTCTTCAGCATCTCTGATAAAGGAATTGTTTAGCATTATGCGTTTACAGTAAAGGAAGAGTTTAATGTACAACATGGCACACACCTAATAATCCGTACAGCATCATTTCGTATTCTTTCTGAAAAATGTCTACAAGAGTCTGCttcgttataatatttcaccTGTTTCTGAAACCATTCGTTGGGTGTATATCGCGTATGAAGAGCAGTTTTTGCGGCATGCACAGGATTTCGTCGATATCCTGTTACTATATTCGGGAACTTCAATGATTTTATAGGATTTACAGCATCGAATGCATAGTTTGATATTGATCTTGTAGCTCTAAATAACCATTGATAATGTAACAAGttccaaaatataaaacgataaataaatggtaattaAACTAGGGAGAACTTACAAGGGAATAACTTCAACATTTTCATATCCCATATTAGGACGCCAGGGTATTAAATTACTTGTACTGTTGTAGTCCCTCCCATAATGTGCAACAGGTTCGGTGCAAGATATTGGTAAGTTACTTGTACTCCATGGTTGCAATTGCTACAGATTTGTCATACAAGAGATGCAGTAATACTTTACAACATTTGTTGACAAGAATAAAGTAGAGAAAAgtgatcaatttttatatataaaataatttgtactgCAGAAATGCATGTTGTCgaattgtatttgtattttaaataactgaaATATAAAGTTTTGGTTTCATTTATTAGCATTTTATTCACGATAAAAAGAGGCTGGGAGTGATGATGTTTGATAAGAAACATCTTATCAAGGGACAAGGGATTGCAAAAAGATCTGTGATGctcatttaaattcaacatgGCAGATGTACCTACCGATGCACCGCAACGTAAGTGCATGTGCGGctaaattttttgtataattttaccAACTATCAAAAAAAGTAATTGCAGTATGTTAACTCCAAAGATTAGgcttaattacaaattaaagtTTCTAAAGAATCATTGTTTCCTTATTGATATGTCATGTTTATACTTCGAGCATGAGGTTATGTTGTTGTATACTATGCAATTAGAGTATGTATCTTTTTAGATTGCCCTGGTACTACGAGCGAAGATGCAGGCAAAGCATCTATGTGTGCAGGATGTCCAAATCAGATACTATGTGCATCTGGTGCTACGAAACAACCAGATCCTGGCATAGCTCTTGTTAAGGAAAGACTCTCGActgtcaaaaataaaatattaatattatctgGTAAAGGTGGAGTTGGGAAAAGTACTGTAACATCATTACTGT
It contains:
- the LOC128874295 gene encoding cytochrome c oxidase assembly protein COX11, mitochondrial; its protein translation is MYFNVYNKLLGVHAKQIHTNVSKILYNRHYESAHNKNIRSSRLYWSGFSVLVLGLSYAAVPLYRIFCQAYSFGGTVSVGHDADKVSTMQPIKDRVIKVAFNADTAATMQWNFKPQQNYIRVLPGETALAFYTAKNPLDVPITGISTYNVVPYDAGQYFNKIQCFCFEEQQLNPHEEVDMPVFFYIDPQFAQDPKMENVDEIILSYTFFEAKGQVKIPIPNYAKKHVS
- the LOC128874291 gene encoding tektin-3-like; translation: MYIENNMNILGMGKRQLQPWSTSNLPISCTEPVAHYGRDYNSTSNLIPWRPNMGYENVEVIPLATRSISNYAFDAVNPIKSLKFPNIVTGYRRNPVHAAKTALHTRYTPNEWFQKQVKYYNEADSCRHFSERIRNDAVRIIRDAEEKVQHRQYDTGRRLGERINDVSFWRNEVASELERLLHEIERLQDCRSVLEKAIRDIEGPLHIAEECLYHREARKGTELVHDDSEKCLLSEIEILRQNRKKLEICLDRCKEQLRDCRGSQNQLELDLKNKENALGIDAMCHQLNNYSHGLQYYSDIEKYDSCVSEQETWADAANRIVQKSQTERNKSCQLRTNAEALISKVAQEMWDAWSNTNNALTHRSSELLEAKTKLQQHLQKVQQEIFDVEKNLELMRKAIADKSHVLKVAHTRLEARMHRPDLELCRDYAHISLQHEIDDIKHQVERMHKALRELENQHKKLLRTRTTLEHDLVLKIDAMYIDREKVFGLRRAYPINALFRF